The following coding sequences are from one Dermacentor andersoni chromosome 5, qqDerAnde1_hic_scaffold, whole genome shotgun sequence window:
- the LOC126532007 gene encoding uncharacterized protein isoform X2, translated as MAASTQEDKIAEKPAPLAVHVGGALVPVGAAPVVPAHVPPARDYYDDPDDADEGPVKQHKQVVQATEYGPSLTLIFGLAVVAITLAAVITFYAIQPNMPGRTMPPFSTTALTPLDYLNATNVTQDGNADGSI; from the exons ATGGCCGCCAGCACACAGGAGGATAAGATAGCCGAAAAACCGGCTCCTTTGGCTGTTCATGTGGGTGGTGCCCTGGTTCCCGTTGGCGCCGCTCCCGTTGTTCCCGCTCACGTCCCTCCAGCCCGCGACTACTATGACGACCCGGACGATGCCGACGAGGGTCCGGTGAAGCAGCACAAGCAAGTCGTGCAG GCTACGGAGTACGGCCCGAGCCTGACGCTCATCTTCGGCTTAGCGGTCGTCGCCATCACCTTGGCTGCTGTGATCACCTTCTACGCGATACAGCCAAACATGCCTGGAAGGACGATGCCACCGTTCTCGACGACCGCCTTGACGCCCTTGGACTATTTAAATGCGACCAACGTTACCCAAGATGGGAACGCCGACGGCAGTATCTGA